Proteins encoded by one window of Sorex araneus isolate mSorAra2 chromosome 3, mSorAra2.pri, whole genome shotgun sequence:
- the WDR89 gene encoding WD repeat-containing protein 89 produces MEMIEEQLANLNIVKRSSGTEEPTYLLDIDTSKTVQAEKGSLVAVLCSNGSVRLYDKERLNILREFSGRPGFLNGVKFANSSDRVYSSCTDGTVKCWDARLASEKPVQLFKGYPSNIFISFDISCNDHVICAGTEKVDDDALLVFWDARMNSQDSSSTKDPLGAYSETHSDDITKVCFHPRNPSMVVSGSTDGLVNIYDISLDNEEDALVTTCNSVSSVSSIGWSGKDYKQIYCMTHDEGFYWWDLNHLDTDQPLTCLNIQDVREVINMKEGSLDYLIGGQYHEKMDKLFIVGGTNTGRIHLMSCTMSGLVHVASLQGGHAATIRSFCWNMQDDSLLTGGEDAQLLLWKPEAREKTFTKKDSMKVASSVYHRVRVHSNDSYKRKKKQ; encoded by the coding sequence ATGGAGATGATTGAGGAACAGCTTGCTAATTTGAACATAGTCAAACGTTCCTCGGGAACTGAAGAGCCTACTTATCTGCTTGACATAGACACGTCAAAGACTGTGCAAGCAGAGAAAGGAAGCTTGGTTGCTGTTTTATGTTCTAATGGTTCAGTCAGACTATATGATAAAGAAAGGTTAAATATTCTGCGAGAATTCAGTGGGCGTCCTGGGTTTCTTAATGGTGTCAAATTTGCAAATTCTTCTGACCGTGTGTATTCATCATGTACTGATGGCACTGTAAAATGTTGGGATGCTCGATTAGCCAGTGAAAAACCTGTCCAGTTGTTCAAGGGCtacccttctaatatttttatcagttttgATATCAGCTGTAATGATCATGTCATTTGTGCTGGCACAGAAAAAGTTGATGATGATGCATTGTTGGTATTTTGGGATGCCAGAATGAATTCTCAGGATTCATCTAGTACTAAAGATCCACTTGGTGCCtactcagagacacacagtgATGATATCACTAAAGTATGTTTCCatcccagaaaccccagtatgGTAGTCTCAGGTTCAACTGATGGCTTGGTGAATATATATGATATTAGTCTTGATAATGAAGAAGATGCGCTGGTGACAACATGTAACTCGGTGTCATCAGTAAGCAGTATCGGTTGGTCTGGGAAAGATTATAAACAGATTTACTGCATGACACATGATGAAGGATTTTATTGGTGGGATCTTAATCATCTGGATACTGATCAGCCTCTTACATGTTTGAACATTCAAGATGTTAGGGAAGTCATTAACATGAAAGAAGGTTCTTTGGACTATTTGATTGGTGGGCAATATCATGAAAAAATGGACAAATTGTTTATTGTTGGAGGAACAAACACAGGAAGGATTCACTTAATGAGCTGCACTATGTCGGGATTGGTCCATGTGGCCAGTCTTCAAGGAGGGCATGCTGCTACCATTCGTTCTTTCTGTTGGAATATGCAAGATGATTCTTTGCTAACTGGAGGAGAAGATGCACAGTTGTTACTCTGGAAACctgaagcaagagagaagacatttACAAAGAAAGACAGCATGAAAGTAGCATCCTCTGTGTACCACCGGGTTCGAGTCCATAGTAATGATTCatataagaggaaaaaaaagcagTGA